The following are encoded in a window of Ricinus communis isolate WT05 ecotype wild-type chromosome 4, ASM1957865v1, whole genome shotgun sequence genomic DNA:
- the LOC8284431 gene encoding uncharacterized protein LOC8284431 — MDLWVVGAAAAAGYIAKYWQNVSRDKDSLSGSELSKCEKHENPSFPLCRSTRRKKLTGAANTGEKFSDMYRLDSASELEVSSSAYAEKRGSSGDYDESNILSLSSPSSGVTMNEILIGNGSDNGLRDDTGDNSGSPCTGEMDSFHESKMKTSSLRTKNIHGHFIKPLNSLESCLMAQLYKEHTKMEEYVLSVFPSPSKKMRPLLVTDGNQIINRLNNDSFSASIGTDDNRLPKDENACGVPPLPKISKFNVPKKIKFKAREVCNGRFSNSHKAGSGRHFHSQNGPLDQTYLFCLGISVGIASSLLASRREVDKLQDLLKQTENLVQDLQEELEMKDSLTVKELADEKCESQDTCENSLHYRALNPLFPLQNVNNSTNNDGKESQSERAEDNSEDMSKIEAELEAELERLGLNMNKSSLERILSDGVELDPDVIADLAQGELRVDMFNGRAVCQPESDRDKSGTPTTHSGNYAVSPQELSLRLHEVIESQLEERVKQLEMALQNSQQKVLLMESEHKNVWRKFSNNELTYSSDEESPITEENINSTAQPLVMNLSGDALEAYNEAYEELMKINESEEDDSPSTAYESMHPYNQIMLQCCQDGATNGSMTRLRNNKEIPSSRESCGSQLKVAIKHSQGIQKLLYDDTSEDENSGSSDEMEKQLIKQIVEKTRKGSPVVLNAQRLLFSMDENKR, encoded by the exons ATGGATTTGTGGGTTGTTGGAGCAGCAGCTGCTGCTGGATATATTGCTAAATACTGGCAAAATGTTTCCAGGGACAAGGATAGTTTATCAGGGTCTGAGCTCTCCAAATGTGAGAAACATGAAAACCCCAGCTTTCCCTTATGCAGATCGACTCGGAGAAAGAAACTAACAGGAGCTGCTAATACAGGTGAGAAATTTTCAGATATGTACCGGTTAGACAGTGCTTCAGAATTAGAGGTTTCTTCTAGTGCTTATGCTGAGAAGCGTGGAAGTTCAGGAGATTATGATGAATCCAATATACTTTCTTTGTCAAGCCCATCATCTGGAGTCACAATGAACGAAATCCTAATTGGAAATGGGAGTGACAATGGACTGAGGGATGATACCGGTGATAATTCTGGCAGTCCTTGTACTGGTGAAATGGATTCTTTTCATGAATCTAAGATGAAAACAAGCTCTCTTAGGACCAAAAACATACATGGCCATTTTATTAAACCATTAAATTCCTTAGAAAGCTGCCTAATGGCTCAGTTGTACAAGGAACACACGAAAATGGAGGAGTATGTGCTTAGTGTCTTTCCATCACCATCCAAAAAAATGAGGCCACTGCTTGTTACTGATGGAAACCAAATAATTAACAGACTAAATAATGATTCTTTTAGTGCATCCATTGGTACAGATGACAATAGGCTGCCTAAGGATGAAAATGCTTGTGGGGTTCCTCCACTACCAAAAATCAGCAAATTCAATGTCCCCAAGAAGATAAAATTCAAAGCAAGAGAAGTGTGCAATGGAAGATTCAGCAATTCCCATAAAGCAGGCAGTGGAAGGCACTTCCATTCTCAAAATG GTCCGCTCGATCAAACATATTTATTCTGTTTGGGTATTTCAGTTGGCATAGCTTCTTCACTCTTAGCTAGTAGAAGAGAAGTAGACAAACTACAAGACCTGTTGAAGCAGACTGAGAATTTGGTTCAAGATTTACAGGAggaacttgagatgaaagatTCATTGACAGTGAAAGAGCTAGCTGATGAGAAATGTGAATCACAGGATACATGTGAGAACTCCTTGCACTACAGGGCACTAAACCCTCTCTTTCCTTTACAGAATGTCAATAATTCAACAAACAATGATGGTAAAGAGTCACAGTCTGAGAGGGCCGAGGATAATTCAGAAGACATGAGTAAAATTGAAGCAGAGCTTGAAGCTGAACTCGAGAGGTTGGGACTAAACATGAACAAATCAAGTTTGGAAAGAATATTGTCTGATGGTGTTGAG CTTGATCCAGACGTTATAGCAGACCTCGCTCAAGGTGAATTGAGGGTTGACATGTTCAATGGGCGAGCTGTTTGCCAACCTGAGTCAGATCGAGATAAAAGTGGTACCCCGACAACTCACAGTGGAAATTATGCAGTTTCACCCCAAGAGCTGAGCCTGCGTCTGCATGAAGTCATTGAATCCCAACTTGAAGAGCGTGTGAAGCAGCTCGAAATGGCCCTTCAAAACAGTCAGCAAAAGGTGCTACTGATGGAATCTGAGCATAAGAATGTCTGGAGGAAATTCTCAAACAATGAGCTGACATACTCCTCTGATGAAGAAAGTCCAATTACTgaagaaaatatcaattcCACAGCCCAGCCTCTGGTTATGAATTTATCAGGGGATGCTCTAGAAGCTTACAATGAAGCTTATGAAGAGTTAATGAAGATAAATGAGTCGGAAGAGGATGATTCGCCATCCACCGCATATGAAAGTATGCATCCATATAATCAGATCATGCTACAGTGTTGTCAAGATGGCGCAACAAATGGGTCGATGACTCGTCTCAGGAACAATAAAGAGATACCATCATCAAGAGAATCATGTGGCAGTCAGTTAAAGGTAGCAATAAAGCATAGCCAAGGAATTCAGAAGTTGCTATATGATGATACAAGCGAGGATGAAAACAGCGGTAGCAGTGATGAGATGGAAAAGCAATTGATAAAGCAAATTGTGGAGAAGACCAGGAAAGGCTCTCCAGTAGTGCTAAATGCTCAAAGACTATTGTTTTCCATGGATGAAAATAAACGTTGA